The genome window CGGTGGTGGGCTCGATGAACGATGCCTGCAGGTCGTCCAGGGCGTCGGGTACCTTGACCGCGGCGGCCCGCAGATCGTCGTTGAAGTTCCGGTCGGCCCAGAAGACGTCCTCCTTGATCTCTCCTGAAAAGATCGGACGCAGGGTGCGGTACTCGGCGAAACCTCCGAAGTCGGTCTGCCCCCAGTACACGATGCGGTCGCCGATCTCGATGTCGGGACGGGTGAACTCCGGCCCCTTCTCGACGACTTCTCCGAGGTATTCGTGTCCCAGGATGATCGGGTACTAAGAGGGGAAGAGGTGACCCTCGTAGAAGGAGATGTCCGTCGAGCAGATCGACACGCAGCGGGTGCGCAGCAACAGGCCGTCGGCGGGCGCCGTGGGGCGCGGCACCTCCGCGAGGACGGTCTGACGCGGGGCTACGAGCTGAAGGGCCTTCATGGTGGGCATGGTTGTCCTTCCGGGCAGGTCGCGGTTGCGGAAGATGGGCCGGGCGGGCGGAGTCAGCGGCGCATGCTCAGACCGCCGCCGAGGAGGTACTGGCCGACCATCTCGATGTTGGTCGGCGAGAGCGTGATGTGTTTCGCGGCCGAGTGCGCGTCACGGAAGTAGCGTTCGAGCATGCTGCTCGCGTACAGCGAGGAGGTGCCCGCCACGGTGAACAGGCTGGAGATCGCCTCGCAGCAGTGCTCGGCCACGGTCGCCGCGGCCAGCCGGACGGTGGCGCTCAGCGGCTCCGCACCCACCTCGCCGAACTGTTCGGCATGCCAGGCGGCGTCCGCCAGCAGCAGTCGGGAGGCCCTCACCTGCGCCTCGGCGCGGGCGAACCGGTCCTGCACCGTGTGACTCGCGGCGAGGGTGCTCGTTCCGGCCATCGGCTTCTTGACGGTGGCGAGCCGCTGGAACTCCCGCAGCGCCGCGCGCGCCGTCCCGAGGACGGTCGACGACGATCCGAACAGGCCGAAGTCGTAGTAACTGATCCCGTAGCCGCGGGACGGGCGGTCGGGCGGAGCGGAGAACATGTCCCGCTGGGACACGGTGTACTCCTCTCCCACGAAGACGCCGTCGATCTCGTAGTCCTCGCTGCCCGTGCCGCGCAGGCCCAGGGTGTGCCAGTTGTCCAGCATGCGTACGGCGGTCCTGGGGACGAAGAGCATCCGGATGTCCGGGCCGTGCTCCGTCGTCCGCGGGGTGCCGTCGACGGTGACCCGGGCCGCGCACACCAGCCAGGCGGCGTGTGCCGAGCCACTCGCGAAACCCCAGCGGCCGGAGAGGCGGTAGCCGCCGTCGACCGCCTCTGCCTGACCGGTGGGGTTGACCGAGCCGACCACCAGCGCGTCCTGGTCGCGGAACAGTTCACGTGCCGCCTGTTCCGGCAGGTAGTCCGACAGCCGGCCGATCGCGGCCTGCACCGCCATCTGCCACGCGACCGCCGGGTCGTGGCGTGCCAGGGCCTGGAGGACCTCGGATCCGGTCTCCAGCGGCACCTGGGAGCCGCCGAGGTCACGGGCGACCAGCATCCGGTGGAACCCGCCGTCCTGCAGGGCCTCGAAGACCGCCACGGGAGAGGACCTGCGCCGTTCGCCCTCCTCCCGCCACTTCTCGACAACCGGGGCGATCCTGTCGACGCGGGCGAGCCACTCCGCGGTCCGATCCGATACGGGTTTCCTGTCCAGCAGCGCGAGGATTCCCCCGCGGCCTTGGTTCGGTTCCATACCCACCTCCTGAGGTCGCTCGGAGCATAGGCAGGGCGAACGGGCGTTCAATACCGGAAAAGCCGCTGGTGACAACACCTGTTGAGCGGTGCGGAAGAGCAGGGAACGCCAGAAGGCCGGCGCCATCGGGCGCCGGCCTTCCTGGTGCGACGACGTGGGTCAGCTCGCCTGGTCCAGAACGTTGACGAACGCCCGCCACACGTCGATGTGCTGATGCACCGCCGCGATCAGCACCGCCCGGCTGTACCGAGGTACGGCCGCCAGCAGCAGGTCTCTCTCGGCTCCCACGAGAGCGCGGTTGTCCAGCAGGCGCAGCAACCGCTTACCGGTGTCCGAGAACCGTAACGAAGGATCACGGGCGAGGACGGCGAGGGGATCATTGTGCGCGACACGGTGCCGCATCGGCACGGCGAGGTCTTCACCGGCCTCGACCGCGGCCAGCGGCACCGGCTCGGCCAGGGCGCCGGTGTCCTTCCGCAGGACCGGGTCCTCACCTCGCTGCATCCTCGCCCGGACGTCACGGGCGGTGCCCAGGGAGACACCGGCGGCGGAGGCGATCCGGCGCAGCGACGCGTCGGGGTTCTCGCGCAGGTAGGCAGCCGCGCGTCTCCGGCCGGCGGCCGCGTCCACGGGGCGGGCACGGCCGTCCCGGCCCACCCTGATGTGCGACTGAGGTCCGTCCCCGGATGAACGCCGCCGAATCGCCGCGACCGTCTTGGTGGACAGACCGGCGGCCTGGGCGATCGCCCGGTCCGACCACTGCGGGTAGGCCGCCAGGATCCTGTGGGCGGCGGCCGATCGCTCCTGTTGGCTCAGCCGCCGGCCGCGGTGCAGATTGGCCTGGACTGCCTGGACGAATGCCTCCTCGTCGTCCCCGTCGAAGTAGTGGACATCGATCTCGCGGCGACCGGCCAGCATCGCCGCCGTGAGCCGGTGCATTCCGTCGATCACGCGCATCGTGCGGCGGCACACCAGGATCGGCGGCAGTTCCCGTGTCGCCATCAGCGATCTGGCGTAGTCCAGATCCACATCTCCGGCCCGGGGGGAGTCGCCGGGCACCAGTGCGTCGACCGCCACCCTTTCCGTGCGGGGCGGTGCGGAATCCGTCTGCGGGCGAGGTGCCGGCCCGGTCATGGTCGCCTGCCCGCTCGGCCGGACGGGTGCCCCGGCACCATGACACGCGCCCCGGACCGGGCGGTCGGCGTGGTGAGCGCCGCCGGGGTTCCGGGAAGCGGACGAGCCGCGACGAGGCGTGCCATGGGCCAAGCGAGGGTGCCGTCGGCGTGAGGTTCGGCCTCTTCGGGAGCGTGAGCGAGAGCCCGCGGGCCGTCCGCACCCCGCGGTGCGATTCCTGCGGCGCGGATCTCACCCTGGCCGGGCGGGAGCGTCTCGTCCGGTTTCCGGGCAGGACGAGGCGGTGGTGTGTCGGTCATGACCAGTGTCTCCGTTGACATCCACAGCGTGGAAAGACAGGTACGGAACAGCCGGGAGCGTCAGTGGTCCGTGGCTGCGTCGATCTTCGGACCGGCTACCGGTCGACGACGACCGGGCGTCCGCCGTCAAATGAGTCGTCGACGACCGGGTGAGATCGGATCCCGGGGCCGGCGACCGAGCGCCGGTCACGGGTGTCGGGCCGGCTCAGCCGGTGCCTGACAGGCGTGCGCTCGACATGGTGAGGCGTCACTTGGGAAAACGGCGTTGGCATCCGACGACGGTGCCGTTCGGCCGGTGCGCCGACTTCTTCGGTTCGCTTTCGGCCATGGTCATGGTCGTGCTGCTGTACATGCTCGGACTTCCCCCGCCGTGTGACCCACGTACTTCCTGAGCAGTGGCGAGTTCACAGGGTGCCGGACCGGATTGCCAGGGGCGGTTGTGGCCGATTGGACACAAAGGGCCAACATCCTCACCGGTCAGCGCCCGACAGCCGAGCCCCGAAGGCGGCCGCTGAGCGCGGTCATCCGGGCGCGACGCCCGGCGCGTTCCCAGCCGTGACGCGCTGACCTGCGCCCACTCTCCGGGCACGGTGCTCGTGCGGACCCTTCGGCCGATTTATGAAGAGCTCCAACCTTCGTTTGGAATAGTGGGCGGTTCGGCAGGAAAACGGGGAGGAAAATTGTGGACAGCAGGCCACTGAGAGACGCCGGACTCATTGACATATCCGTCGTTCTCTCCAGTAGGGCGACGGAGCTTCTGGCTCGCACCGCGGACATGCTTTCGGCACTGACGACACCGGA of Streptomyces cynarae contains these proteins:
- a CDS encoding acyl-CoA dehydrogenase family protein, whose translation is MEPNQGRGGILALLDRKPVSDRTAEWLARVDRIAPVVEKWREEGERRRSSPVAVFEALQDGGFHRMLVARDLGGSQVPLETGSEVLQALARHDPAVAWQMAVQAAIGRLSDYLPEQAARELFRDQDALVVGSVNPTGQAEAVDGGYRLSGRWGFASGSAHAAWLVCAARVTVDGTPRTTEHGPDIRMLFVPRTAVRMLDNWHTLGLRGTGSEDYEIDGVFVGEEYTVSQRDMFSAPPDRPSRGYGISYYDFGLFGSSSTVLGTARAALREFQRLATVKKPMAGTSTLAASHTVQDRFARAEAQVRASRLLLADAAWHAEQFGEVGAEPLSATVRLAAATVAEHCCEAISSLFTVAGTSSLYASSMLERYFRDAHSAAKHITLSPTNIEMVGQYLLGGGLSMRR
- a CDS encoding ParB/RepB/Spo0J family partition protein, coding for MAVDALVPGDSPRAGDVDLDYARSLMATRELPPILVCRRTMRVIDGMHRLTAAMLAGRREIDVHYFDGDDEEAFVQAVQANLHRGRRLSQQERSAAAHRILAAYPQWSDRAIAQAAGLSTKTVAAIRRRSSGDGPQSHIRVGRDGRARPVDAAAGRRRAAAYLRENPDASLRRIASAAGVSLGTARDVRARMQRGEDPVLRKDTGALAEPVPLAAVEAGEDLAVPMRHRVAHNDPLAVLARDPSLRFSDTGKRLLRLLDNRALVGAERDLLLAAVPRYSRAVLIAAVHQHIDVWRAFVNVLDQAS